The candidate division KSB1 bacterium DNA segment CTGACACGCCACTGTCCAAAACCAAATTGGAAATCGAGCTCGTGCCGGTTCGGGGAAAATGCCGTGCTTGCGGACAGGAATTTGCGGTGGAAGATTTTGTTTTCGCCTGTCCGCTTTGTCAATCCGGAGAAATTGAAGTCACTGGCGGGGAGGAGTTGGATATTGCGTATTTGGAGGTGGAAGAGACGTAAAACGTAAAACGTGAATCAAACGGACAAAACACCAACTGATAGATTAAGACCAACAGATGTTTTATCCGATGATTTTAATCTATCAGTGGGGGAATGCTTTTTGAAAAATACCAAGAGAATCGCATGAGTGAAAAAATCTCCGTCGAGAAAAAAGTCCTTTCTGAAAACGACAAGCTCGCCGCGGACATTCGCGCGCAGCTCAAACAGCGCGGGATCGTGGCGCTGAATTTGGTCAGCTCGCCCGGCTCCGGCAAAACCAGTTTGTTGGAAAAAACTTTGGGCGCGCTGAATAGCGAATTGCGCATCGGTCTCATCGCGGGCGACGTGCAAACCGAAAACGACGCCGACCGCCTCAAGCGCGCCGGAGGAAAGATCGTGCAACCCATCGTGACCGGCGGGCTTTGCCATCTCGATGCCAGGATGATCTCGCGCGCCCTATCCGAGCTGGATTTGAACCGCATCGACTTGCTGTTTATCGAAAACGTCGGCAACTTGGTTTGCCCATCGAGCTACGATCTCGGCGAAGACATGAAAGTCGTACTCATCAGCACCACCGAAGGCGACGACAAGCCGCTGAAATACCCCGCGATGTTTC contains these protein-coding regions:
- the hypB gene encoding hydrogenase nickel incorporation protein HypB — translated: MSEKISVEKKVLSENDKLAADIRAQLKQRGIVALNLVSSPGSGKTSLLEKTLGALNSELRIGLIAGDVQTENDADRLKRAGGKIVQPIVTGGLCHLDARMISRALSELDLNRIDLLFIENVGNLVCPSSYDLGEDMKVVLISTTEGDDKPLKYPAMFRRSSVMVINKIDLLGSSDFDMKRVKENARRINAALKIFEVSCRTGHGLDEWYDWIKHLINDARTSATGESAAAARRLV
- the hypA gene encoding hydrogenase maturation nickel metallochaperone HypA; the protein is MHELSIATSIVETVLQEIAQKKLPLVQTIAVRIGALNAVDPEALRFGFDAIISDTPLSKTKLEIELVPVRGKCRACGQEFAVEDFVFACPLCQSGEIEVTGGEELDIAYLEVEET